The following is a genomic window from Benincasa hispida cultivar B227 chromosome 7, ASM972705v1, whole genome shotgun sequence.
TTTGGACCTGGCTTCTGGAGATTTACTGGATGTCCCTCGTACACCCAGGTCCCTGCCACGGGTAATGACTGTTCCTGGAATTATTTCTGAACTGGATGATTATGGGAGTAATGATGGAGATTCGGAGTCTTCATCTGTATGCCGTGAGCGGAAAATCATAGTTGCGAACATGTTGCCCTTGCACGCTAAAAAAGATGGGCAATCTGGCAAATGGTGCTTCAGTTTAGATGAGGACTCACTTTTATTGCAGCTCAAGAATGGGTTTTCACCTGAGATGGAGGTTATATACATTGGCTCCCTCAAGGTTGAAATCGACGCCAGCGAACAGGAAGAGGTTGCTCAGAAGCTGTTCGACAATTTTAACTGTGTACCTACATTTCTTCCTTCTGATCTCCAGAAAAACTTTTATCTTGGGTTTTGCAAACAGCAGCTATGGCCCTTATTCCATTACATGCTACCCATGTGCCCAGAGCACGGTGATCGCTTCGATCGGCAGCTTTGGCAAGCCTATGTTTCTGCGAATAAAATATTTGCTGATAAGGTGATGGAAATCATCAATCCTGAGGAAGATTCTGTTTGGGTTCATGATTATCATTTAATGGTTCTTCCAACGTTCCTGAGAAAGCGCTACAATCGAGTTAAACTTGGATTTTTTCTGCATAGTCCGTTTCCGTCATCAGAAATCTATCGAACTTTACCAGTTCGGGATGAGATTCTCCGTGGCCTATTAAACTGTGATCTACTTGGTTTTCATACGTTTGATTATGCCCGACACTTCCTCTCCTGCTGCAGCAGAATGTTGggcttggactatgaatccaaGCGGGGACATATTGGACTAGATTATTATGGTCGCACGGTATATATCAAAATTCTACCTGTAGGAATTCACATGGGTCGGTTGGAATCAGTGATGAATCTTCCATCTACATTTGCTAAAGTCAAAGAAATTCGAGATCAGTTCATGGggaagaaattaattcttggtATTGATGACATGGACATTTTTAAGGGTATAAGCCTGAAGCTTCTCGCTGTGGAACAGCTTTTACGGCAACATCCTGCATTACGGGGCAAAATAGTCCTGGTTCAAATAGTGAACCCTGCAAGGGGTTCAGGGAAAGATGTACATGAAGCTCAGAAGGAAACCTACTTGGCTGCTGAAAGGATCAATGAAGCTTACGGTTCAAATAACTACAAACCAGTAATTCTGATTGATCGCCCAGTCCCACGGTTTGAGAAGACTGCTTATTATGCTTTAGCAGAATGCTGCATAGTGAGTGCTGTAAGGGATGGCATGAATTTGGTTCCATACAAGTATATTGTTTGCAGGCAAGGAACTCCTCTTATGGATGAGGCTATGGGCTTACAAATTGGTTCTCCTCGGACGAGTATGCTTGTAGTGTCTGAGTTTATTGGTTGCTCACCCTCTTTAAGTGGAGCTATCAGGGTTAACCCTTGGGACATTGATGCTGTTGCTGATGCCTTGGAACTAGCCATAACTATCCAGGAGTCAGAGAAGCAGCTGCGACATGAAAAACATTATCGATATGTCAGTTCCCACGATATAGGATACTGGTCTCGTAGTTTTATGCAAGATTTAGACAGAGCATGTCAAGATCACTATAGTAAACGGTGCTGGGGAATTGGCCTGGGTCTGCGTTTTAGAGTTGTTTCTCTTTCTCCTGGGTTTAGGAAGTTAACTATTGATCACATTGTCTCAGCTTATAAAAGAACTCATCGAAGAGCGATATTTTTGGATTACGATGGCACTATCATTTCACAAAGCTCTATAATTAAGACACCAAGCCCTGAAATTATCTCTATCTTGACTACGCTTTGCAATGACCCTTGTAACACTGTCTTCATTGTTAGTGGGAGGGGGAGAAGTTCTTTAGGCCAGTGGTTTGCCTCTTGTGAGATGTTGGGGATTGCAGCAGAACATGGGTACTTCATAAGGTATTTGATCAAAATGTTCGATTCATGTTAAGCTTCTTGTAGTGCAAGTTTCTTGGGGTCGAATTTTAAAGCTTCTTACTTTTTGCAGGTGGGGTGGAACTTCAGAATGGGAAACCAGTCCGTTGTCTTCTGATCTAGATTGGATTAAAATTGTAGAGCCAGTGATGAAATTATATACAGAAGCAACAGATGGCTCGTGCATAGAACCCAAAGAGAGTGCTTTAGTCTGGCATCATCAAGATGCCGATTCTGACTTTGGATCCTGTCAAGCCAAGGAATTGCTGGATCATCTAGAAAACGTACTTGCCAACGAACCAGCAGTTGTTAAACGGGGCCAACATATTGTTGAAGTGAAGCCACAGGTATTTATTCATGGGgcagttgcaaatataacaatcatGCCCAAAGTATTTGATGCAAAATaatttgcaaatataataaaattttgattttgttttcgAAATTTATCTGTGATAGATCATATCGCTAGTAGGGGTTTATCAGTCATGGACTATATCACTGATAGGCAATATtgctatacacttaattattatccctaaaagtgcTACTCAATCAATTACCCTTTATTTTTATCTTATCTTATCAAATTAGCATATCTCCATTCGAATATCTAGTTGAGCTGTTTGTTACTTGCAGGGAGTAAGCAAAGGTTTGGTCGCAGAAAAGGTTCTCTCGAGAATGGTGGATAGTGGAAGACCACCTGATTTCGTGATGTGCATTGGAGATGATAGATCAGATGAAGATATGTTCGAGAGCATATTAAGCACAGTCTCCAGTCCCTCGCTGCCTTCCGCTCCCGAAATTTTTGCCTGTACAGTTGGGCGAAAGCCAAGCAAGGCCAAGTTTTACCTCGACGACACTTCCGATGTCGTGAAATTGCTGCAGTGCCTTGCCTCTTCATCACGTCCAAGACCTCGGCAACTACCACAGATGCGTGTTTCTTTTGAGAGTGTTTTTTGAATTGAGGAATAGTTGCATCATTGAAGTGCTTGCTGCTGCATCTTGATggaagccatacgatttgatgaAGGTAGTGGATGGTGACCATTCTCTCAATCCACACTCATACTTGCTTTTTTCAAGGAATCCCATGTGAGAATTACGTTTGGAGTTTGGTTACGGGCATGGTAAGGGCTTGCTGATGCAGTTTTCTGCTGCTTAATCAGCAGCACTTGAGCCGGTTTTATTAACTTGGAAGAGAGATATTGGTGTTTTTCGTCAATATCCTTAAGAACTAGAGTTTCCTCTTgtaaataataacatttattaactTCTGACGCCCCACTAAAATTGTCCTCTCCTTGAGATGATGTCAATAGTGGAGCGTTTTATATACGGTGTAGGGGGCAGCATTAACTTGTATAGTTTCAAAAACTTTCTTGGCCACATTGCATAAAGTCTGATTTGAtgctcattttttttctttgtgattCTTTAGTTGCAGCGGTAAATTATAGCTTTTTATTGTTGAAAAGCTTCTATAAGTTGTATTTGTTGTGTGTGTAATGATATGTTTGCAACTTGCTTGGAAGGTTAGTAGCCTACAAGAATGTGACTGTTGTTTAGATTTGCAATAATTCCTCATCATAGGTTTTTCTTATTTAGTTATTCTCACCGatgttcttctttcttcttctttaatcgAATTTTCAAGTGATTTCAATTAAAATGTATCAGAGTGTGACTAATTGGATTTCAAATTGGATAGATtgtgatagagttctatcactgCCTATCACTATCCATATCTATTATCGATAAACAGTGATAGAGTTATGTTCATGTCCATCTACTGATTATAATTTAACTATATGGTTAATTGGAATGCAAATGGTATAGATTGTGATTATATCTCTGTCTAGTCtacactgatagacagtgatatagttctatcactgtctatctgacAGATTTTTATCTATGTATAgagttatataattttgcaATTTACTTTTTGTATATGTTCTCGTTTATTTATTTgttcttctctattttttttatttgtttgtgtgAAGATgtacatataatttaaatatcaatggTGGACATTGATGGACATTGATAGAtattaatagaagtctatcatttgTCTATAAATATTAGAGGAAACAAAACAAGTATTTTAATAGAAAAACcaaaccttttctttttctttagtttGCATATGATCATCCTCTAACACTTGTGTTTTTCGGACTTCTAAATCAATAATTGGAATAGGTTCCGACTCTTCTATTTTAAGTTGTTGAGTTTGGATGTTAGAAtcctagaaaaaaaataaaaaatgaaacacaAAGTTAATGAAACGATAAGATCCCTATAACAAAAAACTCAAATCAAACATAAAGATAATGACAAAGAGAAATAATAAAGAGCGATGGGTgtgtatcattgtctatcagttcAAAAACTTGTACATAGACTTTTTCTTCATTTAtgcttttcattttcaatttcaatctacaggaaaaagaaattttataattaGTAAAAGTATAGTtacaattaaaaactaaaataccACATACCAAAGACTTACTCTAGATGTATAATTTGTTGCATACTCCGCaatctcatcaagattactGTCTTGTTCCATCAGTTCAGGCTCTTTTCATGCTCTTATGGAAGATTTTGTGCAAGGTTTTTATATGGAAGTCTATCCTTTAGGCCATTCATAAATGTTTTTAACAAActtaatatttctttttgtcCTTGTTTCAgttctttttgttcttcttgtattctcttttggcctTCTTTTAGTTCTTGGATTTCTTCAATGCTTCTTTTCACAATCacattttttcttcctttttcttcaatCAACTCCTCAAGTCCTTtatttcccttttccctttctttttctttttgcttgTCATCCATCCCCTTCTTCTCCATTTTAATGAAATATTGCATGATATATGATTTAGATTATGGAACCATACAAAATTACTACACatgttaaattattaaaaaacaatattagCATCTTTGTGattgtgatagacattgatagtaaTCTGTCGTTATCTATCAAAGATAGATTGATAGACTTCTAGCACTGCTTATCAGTGGTAGGCAGTGACAACTTTCTATCATTATCTATTATCGATAAATAATGATAGATTACTACTACTTTTTTCTATCAAACAAGTGATATACAAGtgcaaataaaatgaaaaaaaatggaaataaggAATTACTTACGTCATTTGTTTCGAATATGTTTTGAACACGGGTATGCACGGTTCGGTTTGGTCTAGTTTTGGGTCGAGCTAGGGACCGAACCGAACCCCTCGATTCACAGTGAAGAAGAATTGTAGGGAACCAATTTTCATCGGTTTCAATTTGGTTATAACcgatttgttcatttttttcatttccttttctaatttcctttttattattttttttaatttcatatttacgggaaaaaaaagagaagaaaatcaaAGACACCCACCATAACTCAATTGAAGACACTAAATGACATaagatttttaatatttttttcgaCAACAAATttcaactaaaataatattaaagtgctcatatttataaaaaagcCATATCCAAACCAGAAAAAATACCTGAGGTGGAAGATGGACTTGAATGTTGGAAAAGAATGAAGAACGGTTGGACTGATGAGCGGCTGATGGTGAAGAATGAAGGAGGTCAGAGGAGATGTTGACGACGAAGAATGACAAGGAGAAGAATGGTGGGTGATGACGAAGAATGATGACTGACAGCGAAGAATGACGAGCGACGACTGACGAGGAGAAGCTGGCGACAATGACGTGGATGAAGACTGTATAGGAGAAGAAAAGGAGGGTCAAAGGAGATTGAGAAGATGATGATATGTTTGGTTaagagttttttattttttttaagttgggcTGAGTAACTATGACATAAAAAGATGGACCCTAAAAAGATAAGAATAAGATTGGGCTGGGGTGGGCTCATTTGGGCTGACAGAATAATATccatacatacacacacatatatatatatcggtTCGGTTTGATTTTCCATGATTTTTTGGGATTGTGAACCATGGACCAACCTGAACTCCTCGATTTTGGTATACAGTGAACCGTCggttgtatttttttaaaaaaatcagacCAAACCAACCGGTTCAGTTTGGTCGCGATTTTGGGTGGTTCATACACACCCCTAGTTTTTGGTGCATGATTCTCAACTCATCTTATTGCATACTTTCCCATCTTTCATTCTTGGACCTTGGTTAGaattttttcttccaaaagATGAAAGTTTTGGAATTATTTCAAAAGCCCAATACACTAATACTAATGAGAATCCTTATAAGTAGACAACATCCTTCTCTATATAAGAAGCTTTCTTGAAGAATTCATACGTCAGGTTATACGACAATCTTTCCCCTGGATATTCTTACAACTGTTGTTCATTGTCCATAATATACAAGTGTTTCCAATTAGTTTTGTTGTTTTGTTGTGTTGTTGCATGGGGACTAAAATACTCTCCAAGATGTAAAGGTTTTGCTGGTTTAACCTTAACTATGTGATTTTTATAATCACGTAACATTTTGAATGTTCTGTCTAGATCACCCTTAGTGACCTTATAATCATGAAGGAAGAAAACATTCTTAAGTTCTAATACATGACCTCCTTTTCCTAAATCCACCATAGGGAAGTCATGTCCTTTTAATCTTGTTATTAAACAAAAATCTTTCAACCTGAATCCTGCTATATGcccattaaaaataaaagccAAAGACATTTGGCTTCTTGGAAAGATTTGTCTTCGCATTAGGTAGTTCAATAGTTGTGTAgaaattttttccattttaaggttAAGAAAATGTCCAAAAGGACTATTTCTAACTTTATCTAAACATTATTcatctaatttatttttttttattatttgcaaAACTTCTAGATCTACGTATATTGTGACAATTTTTGTTGGGATCCTATATGATGAATTTATATTCCACCTGTTGAAAagatatattaaaacaatatgtCAGCTagtatattttcaataacattAATTATTGTATGTATCATAGGAAACTAGGAACAAAACTTCTTTATCTATTCTGTATTAATAAACATTGATAGTGttttatcattgtttatcagtgataaacagTGATAGTATTCATTCaatgtctatcacagatagGCATATTGATAGTAATCTATCAGTTTGATTTATATCTCCAATTTATTCCTTCCCATATgaggtaaaataaaaattctaaaCAACACAAGACTAGTGCAATTGaaaccatgaaatcaatccTATAAGTAAACTACATGGTCATATCTTTTAATACAATTACCCTTATTCTCAATGATTACAACAACAAGAACACACAGTTGCAAATAATATATTGAACAGAGCGCTTTTCATTTCGAGAACGAAAAGTCGATATAaactcaaaacaaaacaaatatcaaaACACCAAACCAACTAACCAACCCTGTACACAATCCAGTAACTAGCCTTCAACTAAACATATCCaaatgaaaatatatctatCATTGAGCAAACAAGCAAGATATCAATACTGAAGACATATTTATCCCTCTCTATCAATACAAATGTGTAGTGAACACTACTACTATCTATCATAAATAGACATTGATattagtctatcactgatagacagtgataaacACTTTCAATGCCTATCAtagatagacactaatagtagtctatcactgtctatcatagatagacatCGATAGAACACTATCCTATATATCAATTGTTAATTGTAAAGTCTTTATTCTGATATAAAATGggattgtttttattataaaacacGAATAAAATCAAGCGTAGAAGCAAGATGTCGgtaatgaaaatatatataaacgaAAACATATCTATTATTGAGCAAATAAGCAAACAAGCAAGAGATGTGTAATAAAAACATATCTATAATGATACATAGTGATAGAATACTATTGAGGTCTATCCTTGATTGATAAGGTAGTGGTTTATCACTATATATCTCATAGATATACCATGATAAAacactatcactatctatcacaaGGTTAGTATTAAGAACTATACCTTTGTTTCTActtcctaatttttcttttctgattttatttttttcctatcGATGATTCACCTTTTCCTATTTTCCCTTCCTTATTTTTTGTCATCTATTAAAAGAATTTAGGTTTAATAAGTATGaacaaatatgattttattattggaCTAAATGGTGATAGGTTTGATAAAAGAAAAGCATTAGTAATAACCTTGAGGAGTTGATATGTCACCGATAGATTGTAATCCTTTGCTGATAGTagcaaaaatgaaattataagcAGAAAAGAAACACCAAAACGAAATAACCAGGATCAGTTCCCGAGAAATCCCAATCACCAGAGGATGTCAAAAGAGGCGACGTTGGTTACTGATAGTATGGAGGAAGTCACTGCTACTCACCTACAACGACTTCAAAGTAATCAATCGTAATGAaaatacactacaagaaatcacaCTTCTCCCGATGTATGAAATCACCAGGAAATGGTGGAAAACGTGTTAGGAGATCGTTTCCCGACGACGTACTAatcgtcgggagtttggtcgggAGAAATTCGTCGGAGTAGAACTCCCGGCGCCTAATATAGGGCATCGGGAGTTATAGGAACTCTCGAAGGGTAATATACGTCATCGAGTTCCACTAACTCCCGACGGTCTCTTCTATTCGTTGGGAGTTCCATTAACTCTTGATAGCTCAGTAGTTCGTGGGGAGTTCTATAACTCCCGACGGACTCTTTCTTCATCGGGAGTTCCACTAACTCCCGACGGTACCTTCTTTGCGTCGACCGTTTCTTTAATGGTTGAATAttgacttttaaaattatttaatttgtaatttgtaattttttttaatttgatctgaataacctGTAAAGCATCATTAACCAACTTAAACagattcacataataaataaaacaaacaaagcGAAGTCTatactataacaaataaaagaaaagttacaAGATagtttataaaagaaatttgtcttcagaaatacataaaagaaataagatgAAAACTACGTTAAGAAATATGTATTCAGAaatatagagagagaaaaaacgtCTGGAACATAGCATTTTCAACAATCTTCCAACCTCATCTCCGAACAGCATCCtgcaacaaaataaaaaacttatagaaaaaaacaaaacaaaaaaaaaactccaagtttAACTCCAAAATGAGTATCACACAACTCAACTCACCCTccacaacatattcaaatttcataaacaagaacgaacacacaAAAAACTCAAACTTCCCCctaaaacaatctaaaccaaactcgACTCACCCCccacaacacgttcaaacttcataaacatccataaacgATTATAATCGAACTCTACCCACATCCacaatattcaaacttcataaacatcaacGAACACACAAACTTTATGGAAAATTTGTACATATGACCCATTTTTTGgatccaaaatgtcaaatgacccaatttttttaaaaataatgtcaattgacccgtTACTGACATCATGCCATACCAAATTACATAAATGCTCTCACCTCTTTGTCTTCTTACCCTTTTATTGAAAACGAAAACTAAACTAAAACTCTTCCACTGTCGCCGACAAATTGAATCTTATTGGTAAGTGAATTCAATCTGTGCCAATTATGTCTTAAACTGATCGATAATGGGGATAGGGTGGGTCCTTCTgtagttttatgtgtgttctaAGGTTGAAGACAAGTAGAAAGAAAGAATGTGATTAAGATAAATGAGAGCAAAATCAGTGAGAGCAATACTAAAGAGAGTGAGACTAGTGAGACAATGTTTAAAGAGAGagcaaaaaagagagagagagcgagaaagagaaaaagggggagagagtgagagagagagcgcgagagagaaaaaaacataaagtAAGGGGGAAAAAAACATTCCAATGAAAAGTATCAAAATTTGATCGAAGGTGGAAATGAAATTATCTTATGACAATATATTAGGTCAAAATTTTCTAGCCTCTCTcgctctctttctctttctctctctctctctcgctctctctccctTTTGCTCCCTCTCGGTCTCGCTCCTTTTTTAggaaagattttctttagataTTATCTCACTAGTCTTGCTCTCTCTAGTATTGCTCTCGCGAGTTTCGCTCTCTCTAGTGTCGCTCTCTAATGTTGCTCTCACCGATTTCACTCACACTTATCTCACTCACATTCTTTCTttctactcgtcttcaacctcaaaacacatcgaaaaccaaaaaagcaaacaaaaaaaaaacccatagattcacaatatttctaaacCCCATAATGACCCACcctacaagttcaactccaaaacgattaTAATTGAACTCTACCACCCCCataacattcaaacttcataaatatcAACAAACaacaaacttcataaacatctatgaacacacaaaaactccaagtttaATGTCAAAACAAGTATaaccaaactctacccacccctcCATGACATTCCCGACGATAATAGACAAACACACAATAACGacaaaaaacacatcaaaatccagttgtttgactaccataactgtaggatagccaacaattctttatcataaagctactagtaagacataactactttgctaccTTAACTGTAGGATAGCAATatattagacaactaaataatgAAGTAATCATACCTACTTCGATGGCCCTCATCTCTGCGATTGAATcatgtttttaatcattttgttttcatttcttctatttatcTTGCATGATCCTCTCATTTGTTTTTTAACGTCTTCAAGTTTCTTAATCCTTGACTGAGACTGTTCGAAATTGGCTCTCAATTCCCTCACCTTCCTATCCattccttgagtagatgacaAACTCGATGAGTTGCTACCTCTTCTTGACTTAGGTTTAGCGCCCCAACCTAGACCTTTTGAATATCCGAGTCGTCTACCCAAAACCGTCTCACAGATTTCCTCTGTTAGTGGTTGGGAACTTTCTAGAATGAGGTTAGATTGTAATTCTAATATTTGATTATggacatattaattaaatgtgcaAGTACGAACGACTGAAgttagaaatgaaaaacaagacaaaagtaaaacaaatatggttactgttaaaaataaaagagtaggGAAAAGAATAACAACAcagttacgtggaaaccctaatacagggagaaaaaccacgatatagagACTTTTCTTATTAGTTTAATCTGATACACTGAATACACAAGGACACactgtataaatagacagtaggaaaccctaggggtctacacaattacataaacgCCCTTAGGTTAATAACCTCATTTTCAACACTctccctcaagttggagcataaaTATTGACAAGGCCCAACTTGCTTATACAATAATCAAAGCTTTGTCTCAGTAACCCTTTTGTAAGTACATCAGCAACTTGTTGATTTGAAGGAATATAAGGGATGCATATGTTTCCACTGTCTAACCTCTCCTTAATGAAATGTCTGTCTATCTCTACATGTTTAGTTCTGTCGTGTTGAACTAGGTTA
Proteins encoded in this region:
- the LOC120080878 gene encoding probable alpha,alpha-trehalose-phosphate synthase [UDP-forming] 9; translation: MASRSTTNFLDLASGDLLDVPRTPRSLPRVMTVPGIISELDDYGSNDGDSESSSVCRERKIIVANMLPLHAKKDGQSGKWCFSLDEDSLLLQLKNGFSPEMEVIYIGSLKVEIDASEQEEVAQKLFDNFNCVPTFLPSDLQKNFYLGFCKQQLWPLFHYMLPMCPEHGDRFDRQLWQAYVSANKIFADKVMEIINPEEDSVWVHDYHLMVLPTFLRKRYNRVKLGFFLHSPFPSSEIYRTLPVRDEILRGLLNCDLLGFHTFDYARHFLSCCSRMLGLDYESKRGHIGLDYYGRTVYIKILPVGIHMGRLESVMNLPSTFAKVKEIRDQFMGKKLILGIDDMDIFKGISLKLLAVEQLLRQHPALRGKIVLVQIVNPARGSGKDVHEAQKETYLAAERINEAYGSNNYKPVILIDRPVPRFEKTAYYALAECCIVSAVRDGMNLVPYKYIVCRQGTPLMDEAMGLQIGSPRTSMLVVSEFIGCSPSLSGAIRVNPWDIDAVADALELAITIQESEKQLRHEKHYRYVSSHDIGYWSRSFMQDLDRACQDHYSKRCWGIGLGLRFRVVSLSPGFRKLTIDHIVSAYKRTHRRAIFLDYDGTIISQSSIIKTPSPEIISILTTLCNDPCNTVFIVSGRGRSSLGQWFASCEMLGIAAEHGYFIRWGGTSEWETSPLSSDLDWIKIVEPVMKLYTEATDGSCIEPKESALVWHHQDADSDFGSCQAKELLDHLENVLANEPAVVKRGQHIVEVKPQGVSKGLVAEKVLSRMVDSGRPPDFVMCIGDDRSDEDMFESILSTVSSPSLPSAPEIFACTVGRKPSKAKFYLDDTSDVVKLLQCLASSSRPRPRQLPQMRVSFESVF